In Streptomyces sp. NBC_00878, a single window of DNA contains:
- a CDS encoding ABC transporter substrate-binding protein, protein MVSALGMTAVIGGCASLSGDGDGEGGASGSGGVTLRLVAADYGDSEANSSQKYWDRLTKAYEAKNPGVKVEVSVYSWNDVDAKVKKMVADGHAPDMAQIGAYADYAAKGQLYEADDLLSIDTQADFVGRLTEAGELDRTQYGMPFASSTRLLFYNKKLFADAGLTPPRSWSRLAADAQVLKSRGVTYPYALPLGPEEAQAETMMWLLSGGDGYTDTVGSYGIDSDQNVETFTWLKEELVEKGLTGPVAPANLNRAQAFEAFTRGEVGMLNGHPTLMKAAAAKGVEFGMVPVPGINGRSKATMGVADWMTAFRKPGHAEQVGDFLDYVYSDKNVLAFSREYDLLPVTTSASETMAADRSDADLVDFLGELPNAELYPAAKTSWASVSAAIKQRIGKAVSPKGNPSAILGRLQRTAVAEESAS, encoded by the coding sequence ATGGTGTCCGCGCTGGGCATGACGGCGGTCATCGGAGGCTGCGCCAGTTTGTCCGGGGACGGGGATGGAGAAGGGGGCGCGTCCGGGTCCGGGGGCGTCACGCTGAGGCTGGTCGCGGCCGACTACGGCGACTCCGAGGCGAACAGCTCCCAGAAGTACTGGGACCGACTGACCAAGGCGTACGAGGCGAAGAACCCCGGGGTCAAGGTCGAGGTGAGCGTCTACTCCTGGAACGACGTCGACGCCAAGGTCAAGAAAATGGTCGCCGACGGTCACGCGCCCGACATGGCACAGATCGGCGCGTACGCCGACTACGCCGCGAAGGGGCAGCTCTACGAGGCCGACGACCTGCTCTCCATCGACACCCAGGCCGACTTCGTGGGCCGGCTCACCGAGGCGGGGGAGCTGGACCGGACCCAGTACGGCATGCCGTTCGCCTCCTCGACGCGGCTGCTCTTCTACAACAAGAAGCTCTTCGCCGACGCGGGCCTCACCCCGCCGCGGAGCTGGAGCCGGCTCGCCGCCGACGCCCAGGTCCTCAAGTCGCGTGGCGTCACGTACCCGTACGCGCTGCCGCTGGGGCCCGAGGAGGCGCAGGCCGAGACGATGATGTGGCTGCTGAGCGGCGGTGACGGCTACACCGACACGGTCGGGTCGTACGGCATCGACTCCGACCAGAACGTCGAGACCTTCACCTGGCTGAAGGAGGAACTGGTCGAGAAGGGACTCACCGGACCCGTCGCGCCCGCGAATCTCAACCGCGCACAGGCCTTCGAGGCGTTCACACGCGGCGAGGTCGGCATGCTGAACGGCCACCCCACGCTGATGAAGGCCGCCGCGGCGAAGGGCGTGGAGTTCGGCATGGTGCCGGTGCCCGGCATCAACGGGCGGTCCAAGGCCACGATGGGCGTCGCCGACTGGATGACGGCGTTCAGGAAGCCCGGGCACGCCGAGCAGGTCGGGGACTTCCTCGACTACGTGTACAGCGACAAGAACGTGCTCGCGTTCTCGCGCGAGTACGACCTGCTGCCGGTGACCACGTCGGCGTCCGAGACGATGGCGGCGGACAGGTCCGACGCGGATCTCGTCGACTTCCTCGGCGAGTTGCCCAATGCCGAGCTGTACCCCGCGGCGAAGACGTCCTGGGCGTCGGTGAGCGCGGCCATCAAGCAGCGCATAGGCAAGGCCGTGAGCCCGAAGGGCAACCCGTCGGCAATCCTGGGCCGGCTCCAGCGGACCGCTGTCGCGGAGGAGAGCGCGTCGTAG
- a CDS encoding ROK family protein, with product MRHVIALDVGGTGMKAALVGAADAMRSEGSPPAPPPVLHQARRATGREHGPDAVVESILAFAADLRAYGERHLGEPAAAVGVAVPGIVDADRGIAAYSANLGWRDVPLRDLLSERLDGIPVALGHDVRTGGLAEGRIGAGQGADRFLFVPLGTGIAGAIGIDGRVEAGAHGFAGEIGHIVVRPGGAPCPCGQRGCLERFASAAAVSEAWAEASGDPEADAADCAKAVESGDPRARVVWQEAVDALADGLVTALTLLDPRTLIIGGGLAEAGETLFTPLRAAVEQRVTFQKLPAIVPAALGDTAGCLGAGLLAWDLLGTPSPSNPASEVTP from the coding sequence GTGAGACATGTCATCGCCCTCGACGTGGGCGGCACCGGGATGAAGGCCGCCCTCGTGGGGGCGGCCGATGCCATGCGCTCCGAGGGGTCACCCCCGGCGCCACCCCCCGTGCTGCACCAGGCCCGCCGCGCCACCGGCCGCGAGCACGGGCCGGACGCCGTGGTCGAGTCGATCCTCGCCTTCGCGGCCGACCTGCGCGCGTACGGCGAGCGCCACCTCGGCGAGCCCGCGGCGGCCGTCGGCGTCGCCGTACCCGGCATCGTGGACGCCGACCGCGGCATCGCCGCCTACTCGGCCAACCTCGGCTGGCGCGACGTACCCCTGCGGGACCTGCTCAGCGAGCGGCTGGACGGGATCCCGGTCGCCCTCGGCCACGACGTGCGCACCGGCGGACTCGCGGAGGGCCGGATCGGCGCGGGCCAGGGGGCCGACCGCTTTCTGTTCGTGCCGCTGGGCACCGGCATCGCGGGCGCGATCGGCATCGACGGCCGGGTGGAGGCGGGCGCGCACGGCTTCGCGGGCGAGATCGGCCACATCGTCGTACGCCCCGGTGGCGCCCCCTGTCCGTGCGGCCAGCGCGGCTGTCTGGAACGGTTCGCGTCCGCGGCGGCGGTCAGCGAGGCCTGGGCCGAGGCGTCCGGCGACCCGGAGGCGGACGCGGCGGACTGCGCGAAGGCCGTCGAGTCCGGGGACCCCCGGGCACGGGTGGTCTGGCAGGAAGCCGTGGACGCCCTCGCCGACGGACTCGTCACGGCGCTCACCCTGCTGGACCCGCGCACCCTGATCATCGGTGGCGGTCTCGCCGAGGCAGGGGAAACCTTGTTCACACCGCTACGGGCCGCGGTCGAGCAACGCGTCACGTTCCAGAAGCTGCCCGCCATCGTCCCCGCGGCACTGGGGGACACGGCCGGCTGCCTGGGCGCGGGCCTCCTGGCCTGGGACCTGCTGGGTACCCCTTCCCCTTCCAACCCCGCTTCGGAGGTAACCCCCTGA